In the genome of Parasteatoda tepidariorum isolate YZ-2023 chromosome 10, CAS_Ptep_4.0, whole genome shotgun sequence, the window taatattctagctgaatgtcttttttttctgtttttagatCTGattgatttttgctttttttcaggtttttcaagaatattaaaAGTTGGGTGTTGACAGGATGTTATTGAAAGTTATTCTATTGGGAgtcatgtttcatattttttgatatacCTGCCTATTGATAAAAATCATGCCTTGCTTCATGAATTCCAACCTAATACCGTCACTGAAGTGTCAGTCATTAGTAAAAGTGGGCGTTTTGTTATGGGAGAACAACAATGATGCTTCATTGTTGACagattttcactttaaatctaaGACTTGCCAAGGTAAACATAAAGAATGGCAGCGCATGGAAAATAGGATTTTGGTGAAAGCATCCACGCTCGGTATACCAGCAGTCTTGCATAAGAAATTGGTTTGTTTCATCCGACTCATTGGTATGGAAATAATGAAGTGGAAGGAAAATCAGCTTTCCAAAATCACGTCTAACAGAGAATTCCTGAGAGCTTCCATCACCCACCTCTGTTGGACGCCTTACGGAACAGTCAATGTGAAAAAGACTTCCAGAAAAGTTGTTTACGATGAAAGACTCGATATCTGCATGCGTTACGACATGGCGTGTATGAACTGTCTGGAGGAAGACATTCCACACATCTGGAGAAAGTTGACCAAGGctgaaaagaaactttatacGGAATACAAGTACTGCCGTCTCGGTCGAGAAGAACTCATCAGGACTTTGATCCGGTATTGGACTTGCACCGTGAGAGGGGTGTTGAATGAGGAGGAGAAATCAATGGAAAACGATTTTGAATTCATTATAGCTGTCGAATCGGGCAATAAAGCTGCCGTTGAATACTTCTGGACGAAGATgagaagtgaaataaaaaagttatatttttctcttgcCATGAGAATATTGTCGTTCAGCTCCTTCGATGAAATGATATCTCCCTGCTGCTTCAAGAGGATATCGTACAACTCGGACATCGCCTGCTTCTTGCTCTCGCGTGGGCCCGAAGAAAGGCCAAAAGACCTCATAGAAAACGGGCGATGTCTCGTTTCTCTGCGATTCTTATTAGACTGGCCGCACCAAAGCTCGTTTTCTGAATTCTCTAAGCCTATTTGGGAAGTGGTCGCTCCTACCGATTTCGAGCACATAGCGAagtatattattcataaaataaatcacgGCTACAAGGACTGTGACTACTCGGAATTGTTCAGAGAACTTTGGAAAAACTGCCCCGTCTCGTATCGGAAATCTTTTGTGAGGCATTATACTTTGCAACGTCTTCTGCCGCCGTTCTTCAGAATCAGGGATCGGGAGACGCTCGGCCTTATCTTCAAGAATGTGTCCTCCAAAAGAAGGATGAAAGCGATCCTGCACATCTCGGGTCGGAATATTTGCATAGGCTTAGCCAGGCACAGAGACTGGAATTTGCTGTCCTATTTTATCAAAGTATCCCTGAAATGGCGCGAGAATGTGATTTCATTTCGCGATCAGTTCTTCTCCAGGAGGATGACTAGGTCTTCCTTGAAAGCTGCCATAAAAGGCGAGGAAGACATTGTAGCTAAGATTTATAGGTTTTTGAGTCGGCTTGCCCACTACGTTTCTAAAAAAGccaataaataaaagtagatGAAAAAAACTACATTGTTAATTTTGATCTTAAATGATTGACTGgttgtggaaatttttttttaattcccttggtgtaaattaaaaagtggaaaagcttaatttatgcttttttttatgcatttaaaattaatttttaaaacatcatttttgcAATGCAAGTTAgactgatattttattttcatttaaaggagGCACATGTACTGAATGCTATTTACTCAAGTTAAATCACATGTGAGATGaacaattcaattattattcataatttaaattaagtgtcaaaatataattcaatatgaaaacaacaaatgttaaaatttcacagATGGTTAAACAACCAGCCAGGCTAAGAAGGTGCTGCTGAGGCTGTAGCCCtaggttttcaaattttttagggCACATTAAAAGGGACCTCTAAAGTTTAAGAATGTATAATTATGCTTTGTATTTTCCTAAAAGATTATTAGATATTTGCAAAGGGTAATGTTTTGCGATCTTCCTTCAGAATCGTTAAAAATTGTGTGCAATCTTTAAGTATAAAATCCaggaagcaaaaagaaaaaaattatatttggtcATGCTATTTCCTTCTGACCTTCAACCAAATTTTAACCATTATCTTCTTTTAAGtcataattttcaagttttaaaatttgtatgttatctgtttaaattttgtattttgaattttatgaaaactttcaatatttctaaatatacagTCGCACCTCTATTTAATGAAGTcactaaatcccgataataagttcatTATATGGAAAATTTGCTAAGTAGAAGATcatcttttgaaatacttaaacaacacaaaacatgttttaaaatcataaaccctagatataattaaaatagcaattgatacaccttcgtctcgtaaactagtatctactatttattttatagatagtAGCTACTAGCATGGAAAGCAAAAGTCGAGCAAAACtggctaaatttatgtataaaattatagctgcatttattatataagtaattttaaacatatattaccACATACATTCtaaagtttaattgctactgataaatCATATATCTGTGTTATATCAGTTTTAGATAATTTGGTATAGGTTGATTTCCAAGTTACACATTAGTCTCGGGGGTCCATTCATACCTTAATCCAACCCTCTAACCAGCTAAAGGCATTAACTTTTCTAAGCCTTTAGGGATGGATGTAAAACTATTACACCGAAGAGTAAAAGATCTTTATAATCCAAGCCCTGAAACGTCAGGTTTTGTGTTGTtagaattttatgttatatagatCATTTCACATATCATTAAACTTACCTACTAAATATGGCAAAAAATTTCTGGAACAGATGCATCATGTCATaagtattatttactaaaaaaatttaaattatcaaacgcATTAGTGATAAAATCCAACCAAACTATCGATTTCAATTTGCTTTGGAGATCGTTAGGTTTATGGAAATTAGCGGTTTATAGAATTGTGTTATATAGTCTACTGTATCAGCAAATATAATGTTCTGTCAGTTTCAAAAATACCGATcacaatatagttttttttttcaaacaaaagtcaataattttgttattttttttaaattttcacttaaaatgtcAAATCGTACAAAAGATCTGAAAATAGAATctctaaaaaatgaattatattttaaaaattgtttaaagtcaAGGCGCAGGAGTTGCacgtaatataaatattttgttaaaaaaaaatcatgttttgggtcaatgctttttaaattagtcATGTTTTATGAACAATTCACAGACATatgaaatgcaatatttttagaagacaATTAATGCTGGTTGTAAGgtgaattgataataaaatatattattaacgatcaataatattttttgtggcaacttatttgtatttaaatattttacttttggcATTTTTAGTTGAAGATGggtaaattaagttttgttttgtaaacTACTCACTATGCGAAATGAGAGAAAATGAATAGTAGCAGTTGGGTAATttagtcataaaataatttaattatgcccacattttctttgtttgtaACTTTtctttgtaactttttttttaaaaaagtttttaccattggcatttttttgtttaacagtgtacaaaactgattttatttctgCTTATTTACATGTTATATTTTGTCACTCATTTTTAAGGTCTTTTTTATACCCTCCACATTCTGTTATTTGAGTAATTCCTTTGTGttacgtaaataaaattatgagcatttttttcttgtttcaatcAAAATGTTTGTTGCctgatttttttcccaaaaatttcattaaattaattaacaaaaatgttcaCTAACTATCTAACAATGTTTTGTCTCAAGTTAGTGATTTCATGTGTaaatcttttgatttaaatacatttatttttattatttttttcaaattcaaaaattctaaaaatgctgttttttctgtagcaaaatgtatgaaaaatgtaGTTTTGTTTCATACTTGCTGGGAACTTGGTCATGAAAGGTTACTCTAATATTATAGTGTCctcttttgaagtatttaaaactgatgatagagattaaaataaaatttatttatttattttgcagttaaatgtttgaaaattgcaagaaagaaaattgaactgaaaattgcaaaagaaaagtttatataaatattttaactaattaaaagaggcagatattgataatatttattatttttatcatttatttattatttttggcttattttaaaaatgtgtccaactattcaaaatagcttgtagaaaagaaactattattttaacattgttcAGTtagtatgtaattaaattaatgttttatttgtttttcaaacctTTATTGAATATACTACATACATTGAGGGGGCGATGGAAGAAAGGTAAagatacagtagggaaccgattatccggagcgatcgggaccatcgctattccggataactgatttttccggttttctgaatcgctacaaaaagcagttttttttattgttaaacccaactaaaaaaaaatattaggaaataatcttaaaaagaagaaaaaacgatgaagtaatacagtaatgattatttctaaaatgatggtatggtaaacatctttcaaaaaagaaagaaaaatcctaaaatcttatgaggagaattttttttaaaaaaaaatggcgggaaaatttatcgaatttcgttccggttgtttggttttctgatttccggataacgggttctgtactgtatttttaaaaaatttccattactaattagaagcattttaaatttataattttttattcttgatgcaagcattgttgtaaaaattttcccCAAAGCGATggcaattttaattgtttttcttttaaagattttttactcTATAATTTGTTATTGTACCTaccaacaatatttttaaaaagcctaaaatgtaaacttataatatatacatctaatattaatgtatatgtgtgtgtgtgtggggggggaGTTGTTTTCGGCAATGTGAACCTTcctctatgaaaaggtaccccttCATAAAATCGAGTtagcatgttttatatactagagaattgaaatatgtagtaatttttgcagtggtagacacgctacagtactcccccaccagaattatagctgcggtagaattcgatgaatggataccactagttgagccattgctgtttttgtgagaagTCGGGAGAGCTCTATTAAGATCGCCCTACTTTggagtgctgatcgtgagagctgtattaagttcacggtcgtggtcgctCTTGTGTTTgtctttagcagtcgagtgaataCGTTGTACGTTATTTGTGATCGAGATTGAGTAGAAACAGCGCAAGGAATTGGATAATGTCAACTGTTGTGTGGagcatccatcgaagtaggcgtgttcagatGGAAGTGTgcgttactgtcaagataggcgtgttcatatcgaagtgggAGTTCTGAAAgctaccccaacatagaatcgaatTAACGTGTCTTATATTctagtgaattgtaattttgttgtggtatatatataatactgatgggaaaaaatattgtagaattATGAAATTTCGGCCAAGTGGCTGAGCGGTTCTTCGTTtaagattatttgaaataaatatggatAAATCCAAACCAAAACGTACTACGATAAGGCATtaagaaataagttattaatCGAAAACGCATATCAAGAGAAGGTGACAATCGATCACAATCAAACCCTCAAATGCAAgtatattttgtgtaaaaaattaataaataaaaataataagaaggaGGAAGGAGACTTGTTGCTAAGAAATGTGTACGGTAGTTGTTTAATGTATATTTAGGATCCCGCTGAGGACTAATCGTTAAGACACAGATccccgaagtcaagcatcactggctgtggtcagtgtgcgttGGAATCCCAGGGTtggcggtattggtcctcgttaaactgttctaccgtaaagtgctcgacttcgcgtacaggtcgtcaggctaccgaagcgggggtgtcatccccactgcagaggatcaaaattgtgatggtatgtattcggatcattctcagggatgtttccaagACCGTCGCCTATAGCCCACTGTGCAGCGCTAGTGTGTCCTGAATGAATTACAACATCATTTATATTTAGGTGTTATTGCgggtcaaattttgaaatatgactATAATTAACCTCGTTTACCACCATGGACTCATTGTggtaaataaagattaataagaGAATGACCCtatcaattttaacatttgatcCCATTTAGGACATATGAAGAACGATTTTTGTGGATTTTTCAACATCTGGTACAGTATGGGGATTACTAAGTCATAGCAAATTAATATCGTGAAATATCGGTTCTACCCGATAGTTATTACTAAAGCCCNCACTTTGATTcgcatatttttgcaaaaaagctcgtatacttttattttcaagtatcCACAGCGGAATGCCGGCATCTACAAATGATCTGTATTCTGCATAAATCCATTGCAAATTCCGATTTGCGAGAAGATAATTGAAAACAGGTGGGAATCAGAGTCGGTGTTTTCCCATCTTTTGCTGTTTTATGCTTAGATGTCTCCAAGTGCTGAGATGTAAAATACTTCTTCTCAAAATTTACTGACTTCTCGCATGCCTTACAAAACAGAATACACATCCGACccaaattctttcacaaaactGTCCAGTTTTTTGCTTGTGCAGGCTTTTACTTTaggcatttttgaaataactagTACTCGAAAACTTTTTCGTGCTCCTGCTACAATGTGCTCAACCAGCTTGGTGAATTCGTTTTGTAGATAAGAGAGCATACGAGTTATTCGATGGTGTAGGCTATATGGGCCGTAAGTAAGAATAAATTCTATTGGttgtaagtaaaattaactcCAATCTTTTCACTCCCTTTCTCTCTCTCCTTGCAAAGCGCATCGGGCGAAGGTGACGCCACGAAGAGACGGAGAGGAAATATTAATAAGACAAAAGGAATAAAGTCCTAATCTCGATAAATGCATTACAATACGTCGGATGACAGTCAACCATTTCTgtacttcaaaatttcttcattttgcgTTTATGCTCGGTCAAAAGCACAAAAagctttgcagaaaaattttaaattagacagAAATAGGCTTTTATGaacaaaaggaaagaaaaaggcattttaagaagaaaacgtttaaaaaaggcAGAAAAGGGCATTTATGGCATTTTGCTTGAACTTCCGGGCTCTAGTTATTACACAGTGAAGATGTGCCAGACATACTGCGGAAATACCTTTCCTTTCCTTgcgcaaaatagttttttcgtCGAATCggcttttatgaataaaaaacagttctttCCCAGTTGTTTTCATACATTATATTTCAACACATATttattgttgtagttcatttccgtcgcactacagctgcacaatgggccattggcgacggtctgggaaacatccctgaggatgatccaaagacatgccatcacaattttgatcccctgcagaggggatgacacaccctcttc includes:
- the LOC107456681 gene encoding uncharacterized protein, whose product is MPCFMNSNLIPSLKCQSLVKVGVLLWENNNDASLLTDFHFKSKTCQGKHKEWQRMENRILVKASTLGIPAVLHKKLVCFIRLIGMEIMKWKENQLSKITSNREFLRASITHLCWTPYGTVNVKKTSRKVVYDERLDICMRYDMACMNCLEEDIPHIWRKLTKAEKKLYTEYKYCRLGREELIRTLIRYWTCTVRGVLNEEEKSMENDFEFIIAVESGNKAAVEYFWTKMRSEIKKLYFSLAMRILSFSSFDEMISPCCFKRISYNSDIACFLLSRGPEERPKDLIENGRCLVSLRFLLDWPHQSSFSEFSKPIWEVVAPTDFEHIAKYIIHKINHGYKDCDYSELFRELWKNCPVSYRKSFVRHYTLQRLLPPFFRIRDRETLGLIFKNVSSKRRMKAILHISGRNICIGLARHRDWNLLSYFIKVSLKWRENVISFRDQFFSRRMTRSSLKAAIKGEEDIVAKIYRFLSRLAHYVSKKANK